A window of the Candidatus Nitrosotalea okcheonensis genome harbors these coding sequences:
- a CDS encoding Rieske (2Fe-2S) protein, with translation MVWKKVAEKDAVVPGKGREFVIDGKKIAIFNQNGFHALDSVCVHQDGSLAPGKLDGDIVECPLHFWHYNIKTGELLDYIKGVKLQTYKIEVKKDGIYLDV, from the coding sequence ATGGTATGGAAGAAAGTAGCAGAAAAAGATGCAGTTGTTCCAGGAAAAGGAAGAGAGTTTGTAATCGATGGTAAAAAAATCGCAATATTCAACCAGAATGGCTTTCACGCACTTGATTCAGTATGCGTTCACCAAGATGGATCGCTTGCCCCAGGCAAACTTGATGGCGATATAGTAGAGTGCCCGCTTCACTTTTGGCATTATAACATAAAGACAGGCGAACTGTTGGATTACATCAAAGGTGTAAAGCTTCAAACATACAAAATCGAAGTGAAAAAAGACGGAATCTACCTAGACGTTTGA